In the genome of bacterium, the window CGCCGCCTCCGGTGACGATGCGCCCGCCCGCGCCGGTGAGGCCGCGGCGGCCGAACTCGATTTCGGCGACGACGTGCGCGCTTCGGCCGACTACCGCCGCGCGCTCTGCCGCGCGCTGGTCGCGCGCGCCGTGGGGGAGGTGCTGTCGTGAGGATCCGCTTCGAACTCAACGGCCAGGCAGCGATCTGGGAGGTCGGCGCCGGCGAGACACTGCTCGAGGCCCTGAGGCGCCACGAGATCACGAGCGTGAAGTACGGTTGCGACACCGCGTCCTGCGGAACCTGCACCGTCCTGCTGGACGGCAAGCCCGTACCCTCGTGCGCGGTGCCGGCCGGACGCGTGGACGGCCACGCCGTGCTCACCGTGGAAGGCGTGCCCGAGGAGGCGCGCCGCCTCGGCGAGGCGATGGCCAGGGAGGGGGCCGACCAGTGCGGCTTCTGCGGTCCCGGGCTGGTGATGTCGGTCGTGGCCATGCGACGCGAACTGGAAGATCCG includes:
- a CDS encoding xanthine dehydrogenase family protein subunit M; the protein is AASGDDAPARAGEAAAAELDFGDDVRASADYRRALCRALVARAVGEVLS
- a CDS encoding 2Fe-2S iron-sulfur cluster binding domain-containing protein translates to MRIRFELNGQAAIWEVGAGETLLEALRRHEITSVKYGCDTASCGTCTVLLDGKPVPSCAVPAGRVDGHAVLTVEGVPEEARRLGEAMAREGADQCGFCGPGLVMSVVAMRRELEDPDDEAINVYLAGNLCRCSGYTSQTRAIRSYLEGTS